The Chloracidobacterium sp. genome includes a window with the following:
- a CDS encoding Uma2 family endonuclease: MTTPAPHPTHSPSPTPPPPHLPARRVLTMDDLPSEFEDEEALPSEFHLLFALLLYETFRPTTVPPDHYFCAI, encoded by the coding sequence ATGACGACGCCCGCCCCACACCCAACCCACTCGCCGTCGCCCACGCCTCCACCACCTCACCTCCCCGCCCGCCGCGTCCTCACCATGGACGACCTCCCCAGCGAGTTTGAGGACGAAGAAGCCTTGCCCAGCGAGTTCCACCTCCTGTTCGCCCTGCTCCTGTACGAAACCTTCCGCCCCACAACCGTCCCCCCTGACCACTACTTCTGTGCCATTG